A stretch of Roseovarius sp. M141 DNA encodes these proteins:
- a CDS encoding imelysin family protein produces MRLTAVCLALFLPAAAGAQSADDVVGRAVGDHMLPRYVALAETGGALAKAAQSDCAPDAPALRAAYHTAFDAWISVSHLRFGPSETGDRAFALAFWPDTRGLTPRSLHGLIADADPVADSADAYSDVSIAARGYYALEFMLYDAGTQALGDAAYRCQLVQVMAADIAALSQDILADWQGGYGDTMQNTGADSPYRTPDEAVQELFKALTYGLQFTADTRLGRPLGTFDAPHPKRAEAWRSGRPLRNVVLSLETLADLAAILAQRDPALAATLQDAFQVALSDAAALDDPLFAGVADPNGRLRVESLQQSIGHIREVVRDDLGPELGVVSGFNAMDGD; encoded by the coding sequence ATGCGCCTGACCGCTGTTTGCCTCGCCCTTTTTCTGCCTGCCGCCGCCGGGGCGCAAAGCGCCGATGATGTGGTGGGCCGCGCCGTTGGGGATCACATGCTGCCCCGCTATGTTGCCTTGGCCGAAACCGGCGGCGCGCTGGCAAAGGCTGCTCAGAGCGATTGTGCCCCCGACGCCCCGGCGTTGCGCGCTGCCTACCACACCGCCTTTGATGCGTGGATTTCTGTCAGCCACCTGCGGTTCGGTCCCAGCGAAACCGGGGACCGCGCCTTTGCGCTGGCCTTTTGGCCCGACACGCGCGGGCTGACACCGCGCAGCCTGCACGGGTTGATCGCGGACGCCGATCCGGTGGCGGACAGCGCGGATGCCTACTCCGATGTCTCCATCGCCGCGCGGGGCTATTATGCGCTGGAATTCATGCTGTATGATGCGGGCACACAGGCGCTGGGCGATGCCGCGTACCGCTGCCAGCTGGTGCAGGTGATGGCCGCCGATATCGCCGCACTGTCGCAGGATATTCTGGCCGATTGGCAGGGCGGCTACGGCGACACCATGCAAAACACCGGCGCCGACAGCCCCTACCGCACGCCAGATGAGGCCGTGCAGGAGCTGTTCAAGGCGCTGACATACGGCCTTCAGTTCACCGCCGATACGCGGCTGGGCCGCCCCTTGGGCACGTTCGACGCGCCGCATCCAAAACGGGCCGAGGCGTGGCGATCGGGCCGCCCCCTGCGCAACGTGGTGCTTTCGCTCGAGACGCTGGCCGATCTGGCCGCCATTCTGGCGCAGCGCGATCCGGCGCTGGCCGCGACACTGCAAGACGCCTTTCAGGTCGCCCTGAGTGATGCCGCGGCGCTGGATGATCCGCTCTTTGCCGGGGTTGCAGACCCGAATGGGCGGCTGCGGGTGGAATCGCTGCAACAATCCATTGGCCATATTCGTGAGGTCGTCAGGGACGATCTGGGGCCGGAACTGGGCGTCGTGTCCGGGTTCAATGCGATGGACGGGGACTGA